Proteins encoded within one genomic window of Salipaludibacillus agaradhaerens:
- the glpX gene encoding class II fructose-bisphosphatase, translating to MDRELAMEIVRVTEAAALASAQWMGRGLKIEADDAATTAMRTMFDSVTMKGTVVIGEGELDEAPMLYIGEELGSGNGPEVDIAVDPLEGTNIVAKGHPNAMAVIAVADRGTLLHAPDMYMEKLVVGPEAAGLVRLTDPIEKTIDIVAKMNNKRVRDVTVIIQERERHEELVTRIQNKGARVKLFGDGDVGASIVTALPRTGIDLFVGTGGAPEGVISAAAIKALGGDMQARLVPMNDEEYKRCQEMGLEDPTTLLMLNDLVKGDDAIFAATGVSTGELLEGVRFLGGDLVETDTIVMRAKTGTVRYIKAHHRLNKKPHLVMPENT from the coding sequence GTGGATCGAGAACTAGCAATGGAAATTGTACGTGTAACCGAAGCAGCAGCATTAGCATCTGCTCAGTGGATGGGACGAGGATTAAAAATCGAAGCTGATGACGCTGCAACAACAGCAATGAGAACGATGTTTGATTCCGTCACTATGAAAGGAACAGTCGTCATTGGTGAAGGTGAGCTTGATGAAGCACCAATGCTCTATATCGGAGAAGAACTAGGCTCAGGTAACGGACCCGAAGTAGATATTGCTGTCGATCCACTGGAAGGCACCAATATCGTAGCAAAAGGTCATCCTAATGCGATGGCAGTGATTGCTGTAGCAGACCGCGGTACATTGCTGCATGCCCCGGATATGTACATGGAAAAACTTGTAGTGGGACCAGAAGCTGCTGGGTTAGTTAGGCTAACTGACCCTATTGAAAAAACGATCGACATAGTAGCGAAAATGAATAATAAAAGAGTTCGTGATGTGACAGTTATTATTCAAGAGAGAGAACGGCATGAAGAATTAGTTACACGTATCCAAAACAAAGGGGCCCGTGTTAAACTATTTGGAGATGGTGATGTAGGAGCTTCTATTGTGACAGCATTACCACGTACAGGTATAGATCTATTTGTAGGAACAGGCGGTGCCCCGGAAGGCGTTATTTCAGCAGCTGCCATTAAAGCACTGGGCGGTGATATGCAAGCTCGCTTAGTCCCGATGAATGATGAGGAGTATAAACGTTGTCAAGAGATGGGGCTTGAAGATCCCACCACATTGTTGATGCTTAATGATCTCGTTAAGGGAGATGACGCTATCTTTGCCGCTACTGGTGTATCAACTGGTGAATTACTCGAAGGTGTCCGATTCCTAGGTGGGGATCTTGTAGAGACTGATACGATTGTCATGAGGGCAAAGACAGGGACCGTCCGGTATATTAAAGCCCATCACCGCTTGAATAAAAAACCTCATTTAGTCATGCCTGAAAATACGTAA
- a CDS encoding DUF86 domain-containing protein, whose translation MYFVDRELLEKRLTYFDGLVSDFKQLPSTLDKETSLMTERLCHMMIEVIMDAGNQMIDGFIMRDPGSYEDIIHILVDEHVLSEKEGKDIASLIPWRKELLQNYTELDVTKLFHAFQHNITSLSHYPDRLKVYLEHELGPVSAFLPKEK comes from the coding sequence ATGTATTTTGTTGACAGAGAGCTACTAGAAAAAAGATTAACGTACTTTGACGGTTTAGTCTCTGATTTTAAACAATTACCAAGCACACTTGATAAGGAAACCTCACTTATGACGGAACGCCTCTGCCATATGATGATTGAGGTCATTATGGATGCTGGTAATCAGATGATTGATGGTTTTATCATGCGAGATCCGGGTAGTTATGAAGATATTATTCACATATTAGTCGATGAGCATGTCCTATCTGAAAAAGAAGGTAAAGATATCGCTTCGTTAATACCTTGGCGCAAGGAATTATTGCAGAACTATACAGAGCTGGATGTAACTAAGTTATTCCATGCTTTTCAACATAATATAACAAGCCTTAGCCATTATCCTGACCGATTAAAAGTGTATTTAGAACATGAACTTGGACCTGTTTCAGCTTTTCTACCAAAAGAAAAATAA
- a CDS encoding helix-turn-helix transcriptional regulator, protein MMATKTTSTRDQILELLKKNRQMTVSTIAKALSITEMAVRRHLNTLERDNIVETTLLRQAMGRPTNVYQLSTDGQEMFPRDYSAFSIDILRHIQEQEGLEKVKELFNYRRRALKLRYEKRMVLKDFPSKIRELEKIQNELGYMAEVTEEEDGSYLFKEFNCPVAAVAREFPMLCEAEIGLFKDLLNTDSIQCHRCMATGQEIHCYYKIKQTDIN, encoded by the coding sequence ATGATGGCCACTAAAACCACCTCAACACGCGATCAGATCTTAGAGCTGTTGAAAAAAAACAGGCAAATGACTGTATCAACGATTGCCAAGGCGTTAAGTATTACGGAGATGGCAGTACGTCGCCACTTAAATACGCTGGAAAGAGACAATATAGTTGAAACCACTTTATTGCGCCAGGCAATGGGGCGTCCTACAAATGTGTACCAATTATCTACTGATGGACAAGAAATGTTTCCAAGGGATTATAGTGCCTTTTCAATTGACATATTACGGCATATTCAAGAACAAGAGGGTCTCGAGAAAGTGAAAGAGCTGTTTAATTACCGGAGACGGGCTTTAAAGCTTCGTTATGAAAAAAGAATGGTGTTAAAAGATTTTCCAAGTAAGATCCGTGAGTTAGAAAAAATCCAGAATGAATTAGGTTATATGGCGGAAGTAACAGAAGAAGAGGACGGTTCTTATTTATTTAAAGAGTTCAATTGCCCTGTTGCAGCTGTTGCTAGAGAATTTCCGATGTTATGTGAAGCGGAGATCGGATTGTTTAAGGACCTTCTTAACACAGACAGTATTCAATGTCATCGGTGTATGGCAACTGGACAAGAGATTCATTGTTATTATAAAATCAAGCAAACAGATATAAATTGA
- a CDS encoding TIGR01457 family HAD-type hydrolase, translated as MHYKGYLIDLDGTMYRGEEKIDAASRFVKQLAERKLPYLFVTNNSSRTPEDVAAKLLAMDIPAKPEHVFTTSMATARYIEENYGKTDVYMIGEEGLEQALEAQGHKLTDVDPEVIVMGIDRNLSYEKLAKACLAVRNGAAFLSTNGDTAIPTERGLLPGNGSITSVVHVSTGVTPLFIGKPESIIINQALEVLGTQIENTLMVGDNYQTDIMAGINAGMDTLIVHTGFTTPEQLKMEKTQPTYAVNSLDEWRF; from the coding sequence ATGCATTATAAAGGTTATTTAATTGATTTAGATGGCACGATGTATCGCGGAGAAGAAAAGATTGATGCCGCATCTCGTTTTGTAAAGCAGCTGGCAGAAAGAAAGCTTCCTTATCTTTTTGTGACTAACAATTCTTCACGAACCCCAGAAGATGTGGCAGCAAAGCTGCTGGCAATGGATATTCCTGCTAAACCAGAGCACGTTTTTACGACGAGTATGGCTACTGCTCGATACATAGAAGAGAACTATGGGAAAACTGATGTTTATATGATTGGTGAAGAAGGTTTAGAACAGGCTTTAGAAGCTCAAGGTCATAAGCTAACAGATGTCGATCCAGAAGTCATTGTTATGGGAATCGACCGGAATCTTTCTTATGAAAAATTAGCTAAAGCCTGTCTAGCTGTGAGAAACGGAGCGGCTTTTCTATCTACAAATGGGGATACAGCCATACCCACAGAGCGGGGATTGTTACCAGGGAATGGTTCTATAACTTCAGTGGTTCATGTTTCTACAGGTGTAACGCCTCTTTTTATCGGTAAACCAGAATCAATCATCATTAATCAGGCGTTAGAGGTTTTAGGCACCCAAATTGAAAATACGTTAATGGTGGGAGACAATTATCAAACGGATATTATGGCAGGCATTAATGCGGGAATGGATACATTAATTGTTCATACAGGCTTCACAACACCTGAACAATTAAAAATGGAAAAAACGCAACCGACATATGCTGTAAACTCATTAGATGAGTGGCGTTTTTAA
- a CDS encoding phosphatidylglycerophosphatase A family protein, protein MKKQKGMIEETARNWLLERGVTLNDIAELVYTLQSKYYPSLTLEDCLENVDSVLTKREIHNAILTGIQLDKLAEEKKLTSPLQDIIERDEGLYGIDEIIALSIVNVYGSIGFTNYGYIDKVKPGILEKLNDKSFGCHTFLDDIVGAIAAAASSRLAHREAGEN, encoded by the coding sequence ATGAAAAAGCAGAAAGGCATGATAGAAGAAACAGCTAGAAATTGGCTGTTAGAAAGAGGTGTTACACTGAATGATATAGCAGAGCTTGTATACACTTTGCAATCCAAATATTATCCTTCACTGACACTGGAAGATTGTTTAGAAAATGTGGATAGTGTTTTAACCAAGAGGGAAATTCATAACGCTATATTAACGGGGATTCAGTTAGATAAGTTAGCAGAAGAAAAAAAACTGACATCACCTTTACAAGATATTATTGAACGTGATGAAGGCCTTTACGGCATTGATGAAATCATTGCCTTATCTATTGTCAATGTCTATGGTTCAATTGGTTTTACCAATTATGGCTACATTGATAAAGTGAAACCAGGTATACTTGAAAAGTTAAATGACAAATCGTTTGGCTGTCATACATTTTTAGATGATATTGTTGGAGCTATTGCAGCAGCAGCTTCAAGCCGACTTGCCCATAGGGAAGCTGGAGAAAACTAG
- the yutH gene encoding spore coat putative kinase YutH, which produces MLERQLYDYYRLDSDNIMYINDDIVVSAKGKLYLIRPSRSMINKKKFAEQLRMLEHLTVRGEFHLLIPVKAEGGNYVSLIDGQESVLFEIVNDFSATPSVDTSIGRKLAQFHIRGEDYEPSFSSWQGVAWLAWQNRWIKRLEQLEGWFVKKQTDVHKTSADELFLLSFPYFLGMSENAIQMLTDMQLSHAFIIREGKGHTICHQRFEENTWLTLDSHHISLYKVPTDFIYDHLTRDIAEYIRYIATTSAPLFEKKKRIHLFLTRYSHVRVLETVDKTLLLARLCFPIHYYDAIEAFYQTIDSRKLNYLEEDMYRIINEADDYEAILNSVAAYCFPEGRSREIMPEWLLKKSSYTSDHL; this is translated from the coding sequence TTGCTTGAGAGACAATTGTATGATTATTATCGATTAGATAGTGATAACATTATGTATATTAATGATGATATTGTTGTGTCAGCAAAAGGAAAATTATATTTAATTCGACCTAGCCGTTCCATGATCAACAAGAAAAAATTTGCGGAGCAATTGAGAATGCTAGAACACTTAACGGTTAGAGGAGAGTTTCATTTATTGATCCCAGTGAAGGCAGAAGGAGGCAACTACGTTTCGTTAATTGATGGTCAAGAATCAGTTCTGTTTGAAATAGTAAATGACTTTTCTGCTACACCTTCAGTGGATACCTCGATTGGAAGGAAACTTGCCCAATTTCATATAAGGGGAGAAGACTATGAACCCTCATTTTCATCGTGGCAAGGAGTTGCCTGGTTGGCTTGGCAAAACCGTTGGATAAAGCGTTTAGAACAGCTGGAGGGTTGGTTTGTTAAAAAGCAGACAGATGTCCATAAAACGTCTGCCGATGAGCTGTTCCTCCTCAGTTTCCCTTATTTTTTGGGGATGAGTGAAAACGCCATACAGATGCTGACGGATATGCAGTTAAGTCATGCCTTTATTATACGAGAAGGAAAAGGTCATACCATTTGTCATCAACGTTTTGAGGAGAATACATGGTTGACTTTAGATAGCCACCATATTTCATTATACAAAGTGCCGACAGATTTTATCTATGATCATCTGACACGGGACATTGCAGAATATATTAGATATATTGCCACCACATCTGCTCCCTTATTTGAAAAAAAGAAACGAATTCATCTGTTTTTAACTCGTTATTCTCACGTGCGTGTATTAGAAACTGTGGATAAAACATTGCTATTAGCTCGTCTTTGTTTCCCGATTCATTATTATGATGCTATTGAAGCCTTCTATCAAACAATTGATAGCAGGAAATTAAATTATTTAGAAGAGGACATGTACCGTATAATCAATGAAGCAGATGATTATGAAGCTATTCTAAATAGCGTGGCAGCTTATTGTTTTCCGGAAGGACGTAGCAGGGAGATTATGCCCGAATGGCTTTTGAAAAAATCCTCTTATACTTCTGACCACCTTTAA
- a CDS encoding 2-hydroxyacid dehydrogenase, which translates to MMEEKPFVFVTRKVPVSSLALLEEIAEVEVWPKEDEPVPYDILKAKAKKATGLFTMLSDRIDAGLLAEAKQLKVVANLAVGFDNIDVEAATEQEVVVCHTPDVLSDTTADLTFALLMAVARRIVEAAEYVKKGDWKNWAPLLLAGHDIHHKTIGIVGMGRIGTAVAKRAKGFDMTVLYHNRKRDYEGERTVGATYVSFDELVSRSDFIVCLAPLTNETINLFTYDTFKQMKESAIVVNVSRGAVIVEEDLEKALENKLIAGAGLDVFKDEPISNGHPLLRFPNVVALPHIGSASKETREKMASLSSQHILNVLKGTKPEAIVNDDVWKK; encoded by the coding sequence ATGATGGAAGAGAAGCCATTTGTATTCGTGACTCGGAAGGTACCTGTATCATCCTTAGCTTTATTAGAGGAGATAGCAGAAGTGGAAGTTTGGCCCAAGGAAGATGAACCGGTGCCCTACGATATTCTAAAAGCGAAGGCGAAAAAAGCGACTGGTTTATTCACGATGCTTTCAGATCGCATTGATGCAGGTTTACTAGCTGAAGCGAAACAGTTAAAAGTTGTAGCAAATTTAGCGGTAGGCTTCGATAATATTGATGTAGAGGCAGCCACAGAACAAGAAGTAGTTGTCTGTCATACACCAGATGTTCTCTCTGACACAACTGCCGATTTAACTTTTGCTTTGTTAATGGCTGTAGCAAGACGTATTGTGGAAGCCGCAGAGTACGTGAAAAAGGGTGATTGGAAAAATTGGGCCCCACTGTTACTTGCCGGTCATGATATTCACCATAAAACAATTGGCATTGTCGGGATGGGCCGAATTGGAACGGCTGTTGCCAAAAGGGCTAAAGGATTTGATATGACCGTCCTGTATCATAATCGTAAAAGGGATTATGAAGGTGAAAGGACAGTTGGGGCAACTTATGTGTCATTTGATGAGCTAGTTTCAAGATCAGATTTTATCGTATGTCTGGCTCCTCTAACAAATGAAACGATTAATTTATTCACGTACGATACCTTTAAACAAATGAAAGAATCGGCTATCGTTGTTAACGTGTCGAGAGGAGCGGTTATAGTTGAAGAAGACCTAGAAAAAGCACTTGAAAATAAATTGATTGCAGGTGCTGGTTTGGATGTATTTAAGGATGAGCCCATAAGTAACGGTCACCCCTTGCTTCGATTTCCAAATGTCGTTGCTTTACCGCATATCGGAAGTGCAAGTAAAGAAACGCGTGAGAAAATGGCTTCCTTGTCTAGTCAACATATTCTCAATGTATTAAAAGGAACGAAGCCTGAAGCTATTGTCAATGATGACGTATGGAAGAAGTAA
- a CDS encoding nucleotidyltransferase domain-containing protein produces the protein MKNNNFANGGEVELKLPSRRGVDSNGFIINPTGKDNIQSSIKPVLQAIVSLLQELFTEKVHSIYVYGSVGRGEAKEGLSDLDLTVILHSSLTGADIHMLNHATDRLLQDFKTVSKVDYDLNLYEDVLAEENVYEHGFWLRHMCTCLYGEDLSVHFKRMKPNEKISLALNKNFFQVMTQYREILLQETLSASKKRTILKRMIRGVYLKINVQDESWSTKITENLNIIQQYFPDEPLFREVAPMLHSEEELSQESLLTVVESFLNWYEKHR, from the coding sequence ATGAAAAATAACAATTTTGCAAATGGTGGAGAAGTAGAATTAAAGCTTCCAAGCAGGAGAGGTGTTGATTCTAATGGTTTTATTATAAACCCTACCGGCAAAGATAACATTCAGTCTTCAATTAAGCCTGTATTACAGGCCATTGTCAGCTTACTTCAAGAGCTATTTACAGAAAAGGTGCATAGTATCTATGTGTATGGAAGTGTGGGACGGGGAGAGGCAAAAGAAGGATTATCTGATTTAGATTTGACGGTTATTTTACATTCATCTTTAACAGGGGCTGACATTCACATGCTCAATCATGCTACAGACCGGCTACTGCAAGATTTTAAAACGGTTTCGAAAGTAGATTACGACTTGAATTTATATGAAGACGTATTGGCTGAAGAAAATGTGTATGAGCATGGATTTTGGTTGCGTCACATGTGTACGTGCCTGTATGGAGAAGACCTATCCGTACATTTTAAGAGGATGAAGCCAAATGAGAAGATAAGTTTAGCACTTAATAAAAACTTTTTTCAAGTAATGACTCAGTATCGAGAAATACTCTTACAAGAAACGCTATCGGCGTCAAAAAAGAGAACAATTTTAAAACGGATGATCAGAGGAGTATACTTAAAAATTAACGTTCAAGATGAAAGCTGGTCAACTAAAATAACTGAAAATCTTAACATCATCCAGCAATACTTTCCTGATGAACCGCTTTTCCGAGAAGTGGCGCCCATGCTTCATTCTGAAGAGGAGCTGTCACAAGAATCTCTTCTGACAGTAGTTGAATCGTTTTTAAATTGGTATGAAAAGCACAGATAA
- a CDS encoding NifU family protein: MTTETMESQVQEVLDKLRPFLLRDGGDVELVDVEDGVVKVRLMGACGSCPSSTITLKAGIERALLEEVPGVTELEQVF; the protein is encoded by the coding sequence ATGACAACAGAAACAATGGAATCACAAGTTCAGGAAGTACTCGATAAATTGCGTCCATTTTTACTTCGTGATGGCGGGGACGTTGAACTTGTTGACGTAGAAGACGGCGTTGTTAAAGTGCGACTTATGGGAGCTTGTGGATCTTGTCCAAGTTCAACTATCACACTGAAAGCCGGAATCGAACGTGCTCTTTTAGAAGAAGTACCTGGAGTAACTGAATTAGAGCAAGTTTTTTAA
- a CDS encoding YuzD family protein, producing MKELRLTVYGAEVKCPSCINLPSAIETKEWLEAAVKRKFPETTIHFVYCDIFKPTTTEEKIFSEKIQNEDYFYPLVVINNEVVAEGNPKLRAVFEKIEAELNYSK from the coding sequence ATGAAAGAATTAAGGTTGACCGTTTACGGTGCAGAAGTAAAATGCCCAAGCTGTATAAACCTTCCAAGTGCAATAGAAACAAAGGAATGGTTGGAAGCAGCTGTTAAGAGAAAATTTCCTGAAACGACGATACATTTTGTATATTGTGATATTTTTAAACCAACCACCACGGAAGAAAAAATTTTTTCAGAAAAAATTCAAAACGAAGACTATTTTTACCCTCTCGTTGTCATTAATAACGAGGTGGTAGCTGAAGGTAACCCTAAGCTACGAGCCGTTTTTGAAAAAATTGAAGCTGAGTTAAATTATTCTAAGTAG
- a CDS encoding NAD(P)/FAD-dependent oxidoreductase, whose translation MRNILILGGGYGGLRVIQKLLNEQNVKDVSITLIEKEAYHSLKTEFYALAAGTVADRHLRLSFPNDVRLQLLFETVNHIHLDENKVETVSGRFFSYDDLIIGLGCEDKHHGVPGAEENSLSIQSMRRARKTYQVLHSVKPNGRVCIVGGGLSGVELASELRESRPDLDIRLFDRGENILSMFPAKLYNYVTDWLVNNGVTIVNRANITKVERHVLYNHDDPIEADAIIWTAGIQASKIVRELDVEKDYMGRLHTTKYHHLHDYPNVFVIGDCAASDHAPSAQLAEAQAERVAMILNKKWNNEPYPEEMPKIKLKGVLGSLGKKHGFGLMGEKSLTGRVPRVLKSGVLWMYKHHSG comes from the coding sequence GTGCGCAACATACTTATTTTAGGTGGGGGTTACGGTGGTCTTCGGGTCATACAAAAACTTTTAAACGAGCAGAATGTCAAAGATGTGTCGATTACCTTAATTGAAAAAGAAGCATATCACAGTCTAAAAACAGAATTTTATGCTCTTGCAGCAGGAACGGTTGCTGACCGCCATTTGCGACTATCATTTCCTAATGATGTGCGTCTACAACTACTTTTTGAAACAGTCAATCATATTCACTTAGACGAAAATAAGGTAGAAACAGTATCTGGACGTTTCTTCAGCTATGATGATTTAATCATAGGCCTCGGTTGCGAAGACAAACATCATGGTGTACCAGGTGCAGAAGAAAACTCTTTAAGTATTCAAAGCATGAGACGTGCTCGTAAAACCTATCAAGTGCTCCATAGTGTGAAACCAAATGGAAGAGTTTGTATTGTCGGTGGTGGATTAAGCGGTGTGGAATTAGCTAGTGAGCTACGAGAAAGTAGACCTGACTTAGATATTAGACTCTTTGATAGAGGGGAAAATATTTTATCTATGTTTCCTGCAAAGCTGTATAATTATGTAACAGACTGGTTAGTTAATAATGGTGTGACCATCGTTAATAGAGCAAATATAACAAAGGTGGAACGCCATGTTCTTTATAATCATGACGACCCGATAGAAGCCGATGCGATTATATGGACAGCAGGTATCCAAGCAAGCAAAATCGTGAGAGAACTAGACGTAGAAAAAGACTATATGGGAAGGCTCCACACGACAAAGTACCATCATTTGCACGATTATCCAAATGTCTTTGTTATTGGTGACTGTGCAGCATCCGATCATGCACCTAGTGCTCAGCTAGCAGAAGCCCAAGCAGAACGTGTGGCCATGATATTAAACAAAAAATGGAATAATGAACCTTATCCAGAGGAAATGCCAAAAATTAAGCTAAAAGGGGTCCTTGGTTCTCTCGGAAAAAAACATGGTTTTGGCTTAATGGGAGAAAAGTCGTTAACCGGCAGGGTTCCTCGTGTTTTAAAATCTGGTGTTCTGTGGATGTATAAACACCACTCTGGTTAA
- a CDS encoding YuzB family protein produces MKPIIEFCISNLASGSQKVKEELEKDPDLDVIEYGCLSFCGQCARSRFALVNGEVVTGDTNDELLVNIYQFLDDNPMF; encoded by the coding sequence ATGAAGCCGATTATAGAATTTTGTATAAGTAATCTTGCTAGTGGTTCCCAAAAAGTGAAAGAAGAGCTGGAGAAAGACCCCGATCTTGATGTCATTGAATATGGATGTCTTAGTTTCTGTGGTCAGTGTGCACGTAGTCGATTTGCCCTCGTTAATGGTGAAGTGGTAACAGGGGATACAAATGACGAGCTCCTTGTGAATATTTACCAATTTTTAGATGATAATCCCATGTTTTAA
- the mqnE gene encoding aminofutalosine synthase MqnE gives MSTILLDHDLEDIKQKVLHGERLTIEDGLKLYDTADFLTVAQLANQANEKKNGKNVYFIENMYINPTNVCEASCSFCGFKRKPGEDGAYTMDEEALLKYVEDRWNDNIQEFHIVGGHNTDVPFDYYLNTVRTLKKHYPQCTVKAYTGAEIEFFARHAGLSMREVMQELIKAGLDTLPGGGAEILTERYREKMSPDKASTYEWLEAHEIAHDLGLKTHATMLYGSIESKEERLIHMDRLRQLQDKTNGFMVFIPLAMQPRSVNAGLKRRTSAYDDLRTIAISRLMLDNFDHIKAYWINIGPQLTQMALTFGSSDIHGTLIEERISHSAGALTSQSLTRQELVHLIKGANKKPVERDTFYNIIKEY, from the coding sequence ATGAGTACGATCTTACTGGATCACGATCTTGAAGACATTAAACAAAAAGTACTACATGGCGAACGATTAACAATAGAAGATGGCTTGAAGCTATATGACACAGCTGACTTCTTAACTGTGGCTCAATTAGCTAACCAAGCAAACGAAAAAAAGAATGGAAAGAATGTTTATTTCATCGAAAACATGTATATTAATCCAACCAATGTTTGTGAAGCTAGCTGTAGTTTTTGTGGGTTTAAACGTAAACCCGGTGAAGATGGCGCTTATACAATGGATGAAGAGGCATTATTAAAGTATGTTGAAGATCGATGGAATGACAATATTCAAGAATTTCATATTGTTGGTGGACATAACACGGATGTACCGTTTGACTATTATTTAAACACAGTACGTACTTTGAAAAAGCATTATCCACAATGTACGGTGAAGGCTTACACAGGGGCTGAAATAGAATTTTTTGCCCGTCATGCTGGTTTAAGCATGAGAGAAGTTATGCAGGAACTTATTAAAGCAGGTCTTGACACCTTACCGGGTGGTGGTGCTGAAATCTTAACTGAACGCTATCGAGAAAAAATGAGCCCAGACAAAGCCTCTACGTATGAGTGGTTGGAAGCTCATGAAATCGCACATGATTTAGGTTTAAAAACACATGCTACTATGCTCTATGGTTCCATTGAATCTAAAGAGGAACGATTAATTCACATGGATAGACTCAGACAATTGCAGGATAAGACAAATGGGTTTATGGTATTTATCCCACTAGCTATGCAGCCTCGTAGTGTCAATGCTGGATTAAAGCGGAGAACATCAGCATATGATGATTTACGTACAATTGCTATTAGCCGACTGATGCTCGATAACTTTGACCATATTAAAGCTTATTGGATCAATATTGGTCCTCAATTAACTCAAATGGCGCTGACGTTCGGCAGCTCTGATATTCATGGAACATTAATTGAAGAACGTATCTCCCACTCAGCTGGTGCTTTAACATCGCAAAGCCTTACACGTCAGGAACTCGTTCACCTAATCAAAGGAGCTAATAAAAAGCCTGTTGAACGTGATACATTTTACAACATTATTAAAGAGTATTGA
- a CDS encoding HesB/IscA family protein — protein MLTITEVAVGQVKTMMADDDDAKYLRIGVQGGGCSGLSYVMGFDTEINEEDKHLEIEGLEVVVEKENIPMLEGVKIDYKQNMMGGGFTIDNPNAIANCGCGSSFRTAKNAGTPEEC, from the coding sequence ATGTTAACAATAACGGAAGTAGCTGTAGGTCAAGTGAAAACCATGATGGCTGATGATGACGATGCGAAATACCTCAGGATCGGAGTTCAAGGTGGAGGTTGCAGTGGGTTATCATATGTCATGGGATTCGATACAGAAATTAATGAAGAAGATAAACACCTTGAAATTGAAGGGTTAGAAGTTGTCGTTGAAAAAGAAAATATTCCTATGCTTGAAGGGGTAAAAATTGATTATAAACAAAACATGATGGGCGGCGGTTTTACAATCGATAACCCTAACGCCATCGCCAACTGTGGGTGTGGTTCGTCATTTAGAACAGCTAAAAATGCAGGGACACCTGAAGAGTGTTAA